The proteins below come from a single Caenibius sp. WL genomic window:
- a CDS encoding nuclear transport factor 2 family protein — MTATAPEPAGMNPGESAAALARQAQMKATLQAYVDRINAGDAAGVAALFAPGAVIEDPIGSPLKTGADIPAWFADTVAFGTRIEPVAPIRGSHGDEALLVFEVTFTPPGGTRMRIRSADACTFDEAGRITSLRAFWGPADIEPA; from the coding sequence ATGACCGCAACCGCGCCGGAACCGGCGGGCATGAACCCTGGCGAAAGCGCCGCCGCACTGGCGCGGCAGGCGCAGATGAAGGCCACGCTGCAAGCCTATGTCGACCGCATCAATGCGGGCGATGCCGCGGGCGTGGCCGCGCTGTTCGCCCCCGGTGCGGTAATCGAAGACCCGATCGGTTCGCCGCTCAAGACCGGCGCGGACATTCCCGCCTGGTTTGCCGATACCGTCGCTTTCGGCACGCGGATCGAACCCGTGGCCCCGATCCGCGGATCGCACGGCGACGAGGCCCTGCTGGTGTTCGAAGTCACGTTCACCCCGCCCGGCGGCACGCGCATGCGCATCCGTTCGGCCGATGCCTGCACGTTCGACGAAGCCGGGCGGATCACCAGCCTGCGCGCGTTCTGGGGGCCAGCCGATATCGAACCGGCCTGA
- a CDS encoding nuclear transport factor 2 family protein, with product MTDRTLLDQMAIRDLVMRYCRGCDRRDFTLVRALYHDDAIDDHGSMFKGNPDDFVAWLPRAMAPWELTIHSISNSLIVVDGDYAEGEHHARAYHRTHPPERKEYIVYGRYLDKYARRDGAWKFLHRSLVFDHGVIRDVDETSFAQLSGDAAMGRADRGDPSWSLPLLAGLGEK from the coding sequence ATGACCGACCGGACCCTGCTCGACCAGATGGCTATCAGGGATCTGGTGATGCGCTATTGCCGGGGGTGTGACCGGCGCGATTTCACGTTGGTCCGCGCGCTCTATCACGACGATGCGATCGACGATCACGGATCGATGTTCAAAGGCAATCCCGATGATTTCGTCGCCTGGCTGCCGCGGGCGATGGCGCCATGGGAACTGACGATCCACAGCATTTCCAACAGCCTGATCGTGGTCGATGGCGATTATGCGGAAGGCGAACATCACGCCCGCGCCTATCACCGCACGCACCCGCCGGAGCGGAAGGAGTATATCGTCTATGGCCGCTATCTCGACAAATACGCGCGGCGTGACGGGGCGTGGAAATTCCTCCACCGCTCGCTGGTCTTCGATCACGGCGTGATCCGCGATGTCGATGAAACATCCTTCGCGCAGCTCAGCGGGGATGCGGCGATGGGGCGGGCGGATCGCGGCGATCCTTCGTGGTCGCTGCCGCTGCTGGCCGGATTGGGAGAGAAGTGA
- a CDS encoding alcohol dehydrogenase catalytic domain-containing protein yields the protein MRGIVWDGQNLVVTDALEVRAPREGEVKVRVLRTGLCHSDMNMMEIPGVQVPIVLGHEGAGVVAEVGPGVTEWAVGDAVMIGTQTPCGECRECQRGTPANCDINWGYVSDNPFTWDGKPTGKFANVSSFAGETVVKASQLYATGDLPPEQAALIGCAVSTGYCASCVLGEVREGDRVMVIGVGGIGVNAIQGAKLAGATVLAVDMNPDKEAVARSFGADAFLLSQRGESARDLARRMREAFDPIDVVVECCGAPSAIEASLLGVKRGGRVVLIGMAAFGSTAALPLDKVVSGCEIVAMMAGGTRPERDYPELIRLAQQGKLEIASQVTRVWPLAEVEDAMEALRTGQVTRAVLDHTI from the coding sequence ATGCGCGGGATCGTCTGGGACGGGCAAAATCTGGTTGTCACCGATGCGCTGGAAGTGCGTGCGCCGCGCGAAGGCGAAGTGAAAGTGCGCGTGCTGCGCACCGGCCTGTGCCACAGCGACATGAACATGATGGAAATCCCCGGCGTTCAGGTCCCTATCGTGCTGGGCCACGAAGGGGCGGGCGTGGTGGCCGAAGTGGGCCCCGGCGTCACCGAATGGGCGGTGGGCGACGCGGTGATGATCGGCACGCAGACGCCATGCGGGGAATGCCGCGAATGCCAGCGCGGCACGCCCGCCAATTGCGATATCAACTGGGGCTATGTCTCCGACAATCCGTTCACGTGGGACGGCAAGCCCACGGGCAAATTCGCCAATGTCTCCTCGTTCGCCGGGGAAACGGTGGTCAAGGCCAGCCAGCTTTACGCCACCGGCGATCTGCCGCCCGAACAGGCCGCGCTGATCGGCTGCGCGGTTTCCACCGGCTATTGCGCGTCCTGCGTGCTGGGCGAAGTGCGCGAAGGCGATCGGGTGATGGTGATCGGCGTCGGCGGAATCGGCGTCAACGCGATCCAGGGGGCCAAGCTGGCCGGCGCCACGGTGCTCGCCGTCGATATGAACCCGGACAAGGAAGCGGTCGCCCGTTCCTTCGGCGCGGACGCCTTCCTCCTGTCGCAGCGGGGCGAAAGTGCGCGGGATCTAGCCAGGCGGATGCGCGAAGCGTTCGATCCCATCGATGTGGTGGTCGAATGCTGCGGTGCGCCCTCGGCGATCGAGGCGTCGCTGCTGGGGGTCAAGCGCGGGGGCCGGGTGGTGCTGATCGGCATGGCCGCGTTCGGTTCGACCGCCGCTCTCCCGCTCGACAAGGTGGTGTCGGGCTGCGAAATCGTGGCGATGATGGCCGGCGGCACGCGACCCGAACGGGACTATCCCGAACTGATCCGCCTGGCGCAGCAGGGCAAACTGGAAATCGCCTCGCAGGTCACCCGCGTCTGGCCGCTGGCCGAAGTGGAAGATGCGATGGAAGCGTTGCGCACCGGCCAGGTCACCCGCGCGGTGCTCGATCATACGATCTGA